A window of Formosa sp. Hel1_31_208 contains these coding sequences:
- a CDS encoding AI-2E family transporter, producing MNSRTIANGILRALGIIVAIALVLYFLYQIRSVIVYVLIAAVISLIGRPIVLFLRKRLKFKNIIAVISTMLFLIGIFVGIISLLIPLLVEQGQNLSLLDIDQLKTNIEELYRASISYLELNHIDAEKAIKESKILSSLDYSIIPNFLNNIASGLGSFGIGLMSVLFIAFFFLKDSNLFQQGVLTFVPNDKESRTKRSFTKISDLLSRYFVGLFFQILILFVIYTIGLLIIGIKNAVVIAFLCALINLIPYLGPLIGGVLMLLLVMTNNLSDSLNDVILPNIIYTVIIIVIAQLIDNFFSQPFIFSKSVKSHPLEIFLIIIIAGILFGVVGMIVAIPCYTAIKVILKEFLSENMVVKKLTQGL from the coding sequence ATGAATTCTAGAACTATCGCTAATGGTATACTACGAGCTCTAGGCATTATTGTCGCGATTGCACTCGTATTGTATTTTTTATACCAAATACGATCGGTGATTGTATATGTTCTTATTGCAGCAGTAATTTCACTCATAGGAAGACCCATCGTACTGTTTCTAAGAAAACGACTTAAATTCAAAAATATAATAGCTGTAATTTCTACCATGCTATTTCTGATTGGAATTTTTGTAGGAATCATTAGTTTGTTAATCCCATTGCTCGTAGAACAAGGTCAAAACTTATCACTATTAGATATTGATCAACTCAAAACTAATATTGAAGAGTTATACCGAGCAAGTATTTCTTACCTCGAACTTAATCATATTGATGCTGAAAAAGCCATTAAAGAATCTAAAATATTATCGAGCTTAGACTACTCTATCATACCTAATTTCCTTAATAATATTGCCTCAGGCTTAGGTAGTTTCGGTATCGGATTGATGTCTGTTTTGTTTATAGCGTTTTTCTTTTTAAAGGATAGTAATCTATTCCAGCAAGGGGTATTAACTTTTGTTCCAAACGATAAAGAGTCTAGAACGAAACGTTCATTTACTAAGATTTCGGATTTATTATCGCGTTATTTCGTAGGCTTGTTCTTTCAAATACTTATCCTTTTTGTAATCTACACCATTGGATTACTAATCATTGGAATAAAAAATGCTGTAGTCATCGCATTTTTATGCGCACTTATTAACCTTATCCCCTATTTAGGTCCCTTAATTGGAGGTGTTTTAATGTTGCTACTCGTGATGACTAATAATCTAAGTGATAGTTTAAACGATGTCATTCTTCCTAATATTATTTACACCGTAATCATCATTGTAATTGCACAATTAATCGATAATTTCTTTAGTCAACCATTTATTTTTTCCAAAAGTGTCAAATCCCATCCTTTGGAAATCTTTTTAATTATCATTATTGCTGGGATACTCTTTGGTGTGGTAGGAATGATTGTAGCCATCCCTTGTTACACGGCTATAAAAGTCATTTTAAAGGAGTTTTTATCAGAAAATATGGTAGTAAAAAAACTAACTCAAGGTCTATAA
- a CDS encoding TrmH family RNA methyltransferase, which produces MQLNHYSTPFNKRTFPITVICENVTNAPNIGSLFRTTDAFGVERLIFCGTAIPLGRKMTKTSRATENSVPYEIIESAPEKVLELKTKGYSILALEITSNSTSISNYTFPKHQPIALIIGDENFGISDDLLNHCDAIIHINMHGQNSSMNVVQATTVALYEITKQLS; this is translated from the coding sequence ATGCAGCTCAACCACTACTCTACACCTTTTAATAAACGCACTTTTCCAATTACTGTAATTTGCGAAAATGTTACGAATGCACCAAATATTGGAAGCCTATTTAGAACCACAGATGCGTTTGGAGTTGAGCGATTAATCTTTTGTGGGACAGCTATTCCTTTAGGCCGAAAAATGACCAAAACATCTCGGGCGACTGAAAATTCAGTGCCTTATGAAATCATAGAAAGCGCACCTGAGAAGGTTTTGGAATTAAAAACCAAAGGCTATTCCATATTGGCATTAGAAATTACATCAAACAGTACATCAATATCCAATTATACATTTCCGAAGCATCAACCTATCGCACTAATTATTGGTGATGAAAACTTCGGGATTTCAGATGATTTACTCAACCATTGTGATGCTATTATACATATTAACATGCATGGTCAAAATAGCAGCATGAATGTCGTACAAGCTACAACGGTAGCTTTATATGAAATTACCAAACAACTTAGCTAA
- a CDS encoding DUF4159 domain-containing protein, which translates to MFVMSGESHAQDLAILKYNGGGDWYSNPTALPNLINYCNATINTKMNSNPPVVEVGSIDIFQYPMLHMTGHGNVFFSDEDAENLRSYLISGGFLHIDDNYGMEPYIKAELKKVFPNLELIELPKNHPIFNSAFEFPEGLPKIHEHDGKRPQAMGIFHKTRLVLLFTFESDLGDGWEDPEVHNDPEDVRQKALKMGANIVKYAFEN; encoded by the coding sequence ATGTTTGTGATGTCTGGAGAATCACATGCCCAAGATTTAGCCATTCTAAAGTATAATGGAGGTGGTGATTGGTATAGCAATCCAACGGCCTTACCTAATTTGATCAATTACTGTAATGCCACAATTAATACGAAGATGAATTCGAACCCACCAGTAGTAGAAGTGGGAAGTATTGACATTTTTCAATATCCAATGCTGCATATGACAGGCCATGGAAATGTCTTTTTTTCTGATGAAGATGCTGAAAATTTAAGAAGCTATTTAATTTCAGGTGGATTTTTACATATCGACGATAATTATGGAATGGAACCTTATATCAAAGCAGAATTAAAGAAAGTCTTTCCTAATTTAGAATTGATAGAATTACCAAAGAATCATCCAATTTTTAATTCAGCATTTGAGTTTCCTGAGGGGTTGCCTAAAATTCATGAACACGATGGGAAACGCCCACAAGCCATGGGTATTTTTCATAAAACACGATTAGTCCTTTTATTCACGTTTGAAAGTGATTTGGGAGATGGATGGGAAGATCCAGAAGTTCATAACGACCCAGAAGATGTCAGACAAAAAGCTTTGAAAATGGGTGCCAATATCGTGAAATACGCATTTGAGAATTGA